In the Terriglobia bacterium genome, TCACGATTGCGCCGAGGTTTTTGAGCAGCTGCACGAACATGAGGCCGATGGGACCCATGCCGATGATCACGACCATGTCGCCTTCGGCGATCCCGGTCTCTTCGATACCACGCAGAACGCATGCCAGCGGCTCCACCATCGCCGCTTCGCTGAAGCTGAGATTGTCAGGCAGGATCAACAGATTCTGGCGCACGATCCGTTCGGGAATCTTGATGAACTCGGCGTAAGCCCCGTTCAGGAACTGCAGATCCTGGCACAGGTTCGCCAGGTGTTTTCTGCAGAAGAAGCAGTTGTTGCAGGGAGCCGAGTTGGCCGCCACCACCCTCATGCCGGGAGTGAAGCTTTCAACCCCCGGTCCCACCTCCTCGACGACTCCAGCCAACTCATGGCCGAAAACCGACGGTGGCGCGATCATGCGCGCATGAAAGCCCTGGCGGTAGACCTTCAAATCCGTGCCGCAAGTCAGGGCGGCTCTGATTCTGACCAGGACCTCGCCGTGTGCGACACGAGGGATCGGGATCTGTTCTATGCGGACGTCCCGCTTCCCATACAGAACCGCCGCAGTCATCTTCTCCCTAGTAACCTTGATCAGTTCTCTCATGGCTGTACTATGACCTTTAGTGAGTCCTCTGACGGATGAGATGCAACGTGGATCGCCTCAGCGAACCGCTCCAATGGCAGGCGGTGGCTGATGAGCCGCGCGACGTTGATCCTTCTGCTGAATATCAGGTCGGCGGCTTTCTCCTGCAACTCCACCGAGGAACTATAGCTGCCGATCAACTGTTTTTCCTCCACGCAGATGCGCGATGCGTCGACGGGAATCATTTCACCCGGAACGGTATTGGCGAACAGCAGAATCCGCCCGCCCCTGCGCACCAGGCCCTGCGCGGCACTGATGGTCCGCGAATCTGCAGTCGCGATAATGGCCAGATCTGCCCCGCGGCCGTCGGTGAGTGCCGCAATGGCCGACCCGATGTCGTCATGCTTGGGATTCAAGGCCGACCGGGCACCCAGTTGCTTCGATATTTCGAGACGACTCTGAATGAAATCGAGCCCGATTACCTGGGCACCCTCGATCACAGACGCCTGCATCAAGAGGAGCCCCACAGGCCCCTGTCCGAAAATGACCACGACCTCTCCTGCCTCCAGCGCCGCGGTCTCCAGGGCTTTGAGGCAGGTATTGAGAGGCTCCAGGAAGCTGGCTTCCTCGAAGCCGACACCATTCGGCAGCGCGACCGTTCCTGCATCCACGATCCAATCCATAACCCGTACATATGCGGCGAATCCGCCGCCGGCAGGTTCGAAGCCGGCGGTCGTGCCGGTACGCCGGTAATGCTCACACTGCGAGAAGAATTTCTTCCGGCAATAGAAGCAGTGCCGGCAGGGAACATGGTGATACACCGCCACACGATCCCCGGGCGCGAACCTGGTCATCCGCCTGCCCGCGCGGACGACCGTTCCGGCAATCTCGTGGCCGAAGATCCTGGGCGGTTTCACCAGGCCCAATTCAATCTTCTTGAGATCCGTGCCGCAGACCCCGCACGAGTGAACGCGGACCAGCAGCTCCCGATCCGCGATCTGCGGCACCGGAACCGTCTCAAGCGTCATGCGATTCGCTCCGCGATAGACCGCCGCCCGCATCTCGGCCGGCACAGCCAGCTTGATCGGATCGGTCTCGCTAACAACAGCATTCAGTTTCCGCATCGAGTTCCAACCTCGGGTGCCTCGCCCGGAATCATGCTGTCCCGGCGCGCAGGTTCGAGATGCGATCCTGTGCCGAACCCGGATGCCAGCC is a window encoding:
- a CDS encoding zinc-binding dehydrogenase, which encodes MTAAVLYGKRDVRIEQIPIPRVAHGEVLVRIRAALTCGTDLKVYRQGFHARMIAPPSVFGHELAGVVEEVGPGVESFTPGMRVVAANSAPCNNCFFCRKHLANLCQDLQFLNGAYAEFIKIPERIVRQNLLILPDNLSFSEAAMVEPLACVLRGIEETGIAEGDMVVIIGMGPIGLMFVQLLKNLGAIVIAAGKRPNQLALAARMGADYVVDSTHSNVIEQVRNFTDGRRGADVVIEAVGSRETWQQAMGMVRRGGTINLFGGCPSGTHIPLDSTLIHYSEITIKATFHHTPRHIHEALETVRQGQVRAASLITGEESLASLGTVLERLLNRNGDLKIAIIP
- a CDS encoding alcohol dehydrogenase catalytic domain-containing protein, whose translation is MRKLNAVVSETDPIKLAVPAEMRAAVYRGANRMTLETVPVPQIADRELLVRVHSCGVCGTDLKKIELGLVKPPRIFGHEIAGTVVRAGRRMTRFAPGDRVAVYHHVPCRHCFYCRKKFFSQCEHYRRTGTTAGFEPAGGGFAAYVRVMDWIVDAGTVALPNGVGFEEASFLEPLNTCLKALETAALEAGEVVVIFGQGPVGLLLMQASVIEGAQVIGLDFIQSRLEISKQLGARSALNPKHDDIGSAIAALTDGRGADLAIIATADSRTISAAQGLVRRGGRILLFANTVPGEMIPVDASRICVEEKQLIGSYSSSVELQEKAADLIFSRRINVARLISHRLPLERFAEAIHVASHPSEDSLKVIVQP